Proteins from a single region of Aureibacter tunicatorum:
- a CDS encoding prephenate dehydrogenase, producing the protein MNVTIIGLGLLGGSFALGLKESQLFDNLNIIGVDKNPDHAIKAKELGIIDQIDELDEAIKRSEMVVLATPVDIMVKQAPIVLEKLPEKALLIDLGSTKGDICEAVRSHAKRDQFLALHPIAGTENSGPEAAFASLFTNKMMIICDHELSDKQGLELILQICEKFQMRVSYMNSKEHDLHIAYVSHLSHISSFALGLTVLEKEQNEKNIFNMAGSGFSSTVRLAKSSPAMWSPIFQQNAGNISEALDAYISKLQEFKAVIDNQNTSKSYELMEEANDIRRVLLGISKTEIKDKKGKKWYQYLKDKFLKPKSA; encoded by the coding sequence ATGAACGTTACTATAATTGGTCTTGGACTGTTGGGAGGTTCTTTCGCTTTGGGATTGAAGGAAAGCCAATTATTCGATAATTTGAATATAATAGGAGTAGACAAAAATCCTGATCATGCGATAAAAGCCAAAGAACTTGGAATAATCGATCAAATTGATGAATTAGACGAAGCGATCAAAAGATCTGAAATGGTAGTGCTTGCAACGCCAGTTGATATCATGGTCAAGCAAGCGCCGATAGTGCTTGAAAAATTGCCCGAAAAAGCTTTGCTAATTGATCTAGGATCTACAAAAGGAGACATTTGCGAAGCTGTGAGAAGCCATGCTAAAAGAGACCAATTCTTGGCTCTTCACCCAATCGCAGGTACTGAAAACTCAGGTCCCGAAGCCGCTTTCGCTTCATTATTCACAAATAAAATGATGATCATCTGCGATCATGAACTTAGCGATAAGCAAGGCTTGGAATTAATATTGCAAATATGCGAGAAATTCCAAATGAGAGTCAGCTACATGAACTCAAAAGAGCATGACTTGCATATTGCCTACGTATCGCATCTTAGTCATATAAGTTCTTTCGCTTTGGGACTTACTGTCTTGGAGAAAGAGCAAAATGAAAAAAACATTTTCAATATGGCCGGTTCAGGTTTTTCATCGACTGTAAGACTTGCTAAAAGTTCTCCAGCCATGTGGTCACCTATATTCCAGCAAAATGCTGGAAATATTTCCGAAGCTTTGGACGCTTATATTTCCAAACTTCAAGAATTCAAAGCTGTGATTGACAATCAAAATACTTCCAAAAGCTATGAGTTGATGGAAGAGGCCAATGATATCAGAAGGGTTCTTTTGGGAATAAGCAAAACGGAAATAAAAGACAAGAAGGGTAAAAAATGGTATCAATACTTGAAAGACAAGTTTTTGAAACCTAAATCCGCTTAA
- a CDS encoding pyridoxal phosphate-dependent aminotransferase, producing the protein MIIETAHRLRTLKEYYFSKKLREVKALMLEGKPVINIGIGSPDLPPSQNTIKALVETANSAHSHGYQSYKGIDDLRNEMANWYDKTYNVEINPEEEILPLLGSKEGITHISLAFLNPGDKVLVPELAYPAYQSVAEMIGAQVIRYPLIEDEWTPDWENMKKLDLQGVKMMWVNYPNMPTGEPASKELFDEIIDFALENKILVCHDNPYSLILNTSKPISILSSPRAKECAIELSSLSKSHNMAGWRVGWISGSKDYIDAILKVKSNVDSGMFLGTQKAAIAALQESEEWHDERNKEYSERKSLVFDILNKLECEFDQSQTGMFIWAKVNSKVMDVEHLVDYLLYEYNVFLTPGFIFGDKGKRYIRISLCTNQEKLQEVNQRIESLELEKINQFELHK; encoded by the coding sequence ATGATCATCGAAACTGCACATAGACTACGCACACTCAAAGAATATTACTTTTCAAAGAAGTTGCGAGAGGTAAAAGCGCTGATGCTTGAGGGCAAACCTGTCATCAACATAGGCATCGGTAGTCCTGATTTGCCTCCTTCTCAAAACACTATCAAGGCTTTAGTGGAAACTGCCAATAGCGCTCACAGTCATGGTTATCAATCTTATAAAGGCATTGACGACTTAAGAAATGAGATGGCGAATTGGTATGACAAAACATATAATGTTGAAATCAACCCTGAAGAGGAAATCCTGCCATTGCTTGGCTCTAAAGAAGGCATAACGCATATTAGCTTGGCATTCTTAAATCCGGGAGACAAAGTTCTAGTCCCTGAACTTGCCTACCCTGCCTACCAGTCTGTGGCGGAAATGATTGGCGCCCAAGTAATAAGATACCCGCTTATCGAAGATGAGTGGACTCCTGATTGGGAAAACATGAAGAAATTAGACCTTCAGGGAGTTAAGATGATGTGGGTGAACTACCCTAACATGCCAACAGGAGAACCGGCAAGCAAAGAATTGTTCGACGAAATCATTGATTTTGCTTTGGAGAATAAAATATTAGTATGCCATGACAATCCATATAGCTTGATTCTCAATACAAGCAAGCCTATTAGTATTCTTTCTTCACCTAGGGCAAAGGAATGCGCCATTGAGCTAAGCTCACTAAGCAAATCCCATAATATGGCTGGCTGGAGAGTTGGATGGATAAGCGGGAGCAAAGATTATATCGACGCAATCCTTAAAGTGAAAAGCAATGTGGATTCAGGAATGTTTCTTGGCACACAAAAAGCTGCAATTGCGGCACTGCAAGAAAGCGAAGAATGGCATGACGAAAGAAACAAAGAATACAGCGAAAGAAAGTCTTTGGTCTTTGACATACTGAATAAGCTGGAGTGCGAATTTGACCAAAGCCAAACAGGAATGTTTATCTGGGCCAAAGTGAACTCCAAGGTTATGGATGTTGAGCACCTTGTTGACTATCTTTTATATGAATACAATGTATTCCTGACCCCAGGATTCATATTCGGCGACAAAGGAAAAAGATATATCAGAATTTCACTTTGCACGAATCAAGAAAAACTCCAAGAAGTGAATCAAAGAATTGAATCACTGGAATTGGAAAAAATCAATCAATTTGAATTGCATAAATAG